One window of Pseudomonas urmiensis genomic DNA carries:
- the katG gene encoding catalase/peroxidase HPI, producing the protein MSNESKCPFHQTAGGGTSNRDWWPDQLNLNILHQHSSKSDPMDPDFDYAKAFKSLDFQALKQDLTALMTDSQDWWPADFGHYGPLFIRMAWHSAGTYRIGDGRGGAGSGQQRYAPLNSWPDNVSLDKARRLLWPIKQKYGEKISWADLIVLTGNVALESMGFKTFGFSGGRADVWEPDQDVYWGSEKVWLGGDTRYGKAQAPGQGDLVAEPAKHGEEQSRTLQGERNLENPLAAVQMGLIYVNPEGPEGNPDPIASGKDIRETFGRMAMNDEETVALIAGGHAFGKTHGAGPADNVGPEPEAAPLEQQGFGWHNTFGTGKGGDTITSGLEVTWTSTPTKWSNEYLENLFRFDWELTKSPAGANQWRPKNGDGAGQIPDAHDPSKRHAPSMLTSDLALRFDPIYEPIARRFKDNPDQLADAFARAWYKLIHRDMGPLARYLGPEMPQEELLWQDPLPPAPAAVISEQDIADLKAKVLACGLSIGELVATAWASASTFRGSDKRGGANGARLRLAPQKFWAANQPEQLDKVLTTLEKIRSEFSVGGKQVSLADLIVLAGTAAVEKAAKDAGHTVSVPFHPGRVDASQEQTDVESFGVLEPLADGFRNFSKGAYSVKAERLLLDKAQLLTLTAPELTVLIGGLRVLGANHAGSKHGVFTDKPGQLTNDFFRNLLDMSVEWKPTADDNQTFEGKDRKTGQSKWTGSRVDLVFGSHAQLRALSEVYASTGAEAKFVKDFVAAWVKVMELDRFDLAPRP; encoded by the coding sequence ATGTCGAACGAATCGAAATGCCCGTTCCATCAAACCGCAGGTGGCGGCACCAGTAACCGTGACTGGTGGCCTGACCAGCTCAACTTGAACATTCTTCACCAGCATTCGAGCAAGTCCGATCCGATGGACCCGGATTTCGACTATGCCAAGGCGTTCAAGAGCCTGGATTTCCAAGCCCTGAAACAAGACCTGACTGCCTTGATGACCGATTCCCAGGACTGGTGGCCGGCCGACTTCGGCCACTACGGTCCGCTGTTCATCCGCATGGCCTGGCACAGTGCCGGCACCTACCGCATCGGTGATGGGCGCGGTGGCGCAGGCTCCGGTCAGCAGCGCTATGCGCCACTCAATAGTTGGCCAGACAACGTCAGTCTGGATAAGGCGCGGCGTTTACTGTGGCCAATCAAGCAGAAATATGGCGAAAAGATATCCTGGGCAGATCTGATCGTGCTTACCGGCAACGTCGCGCTTGAGTCGATGGGCTTCAAGACCTTTGGCTTTTCGGGTGGCCGCGCCGATGTGTGGGAGCCGGATCAAGATGTCTACTGGGGCTCGGAGAAAGTCTGGCTGGGCGGCGACACCCGCTACGGCAAGGCCCAGGCGCCCGGCCAGGGTGATCTGGTGGCCGAGCCTGCCAAGCATGGAGAAGAACAGAGCCGCACCTTGCAGGGCGAGCGCAACCTGGAAAACCCGCTGGCCGCCGTGCAGATGGGCCTGATCTATGTGAACCCGGAAGGTCCGGAAGGCAATCCCGACCCCATCGCCTCGGGCAAGGATATCCGCGAAACCTTCGGCCGCATGGCGATGAACGACGAAGAAACCGTCGCCCTGATCGCAGGCGGCCACGCCTTTGGCAAGACTCACGGCGCTGGCCCTGCCGATAATGTCGGTCCGGAACCTGAAGCTGCACCCCTGGAGCAGCAAGGGTTTGGCTGGCATAACACGTTCGGCACCGGCAAGGGTGGCGACACCATCACCAGCGGCCTGGAGGTGACCTGGACCTCGACCCCGACCAAATGGAGCAACGAATACCTGGAGAACTTGTTCCGCTTCGACTGGGAGCTGACCAAAAGCCCGGCGGGTGCCAACCAGTGGCGGCCGAAAAACGGTGATGGGGCAGGGCAGATTCCCGATGCCCATGACCCCAGCAAGCGCCATGCTCCGTCGATGCTCACCTCGGACCTGGCGCTGCGCTTCGACCCGATCTACGAGCCCATCGCTCGGCGGTTCAAGGACAACCCTGATCAGTTGGCGGACGCCTTTGCCCGCGCCTGGTACAAGCTGATCCACCGCGACATGGGCCCATTGGCGCGCTACCTGGGGCCGGAAATGCCCCAGGAAGAGCTGCTGTGGCAAGATCCACTGCCGCCAGCGCCGGCAGCGGTGATCAGCGAGCAGGACATCGCTGATTTGAAAGCCAAGGTGCTCGCTTGCGGCCTGAGCATCGGCGAGCTGGTAGCTACCGCGTGGGCGTCGGCTTCGACCTTCCGTGGCTCGGATAAACGCGGCGGCGCCAATGGTGCCCGGTTGCGTCTGGCACCGCAGAAATTCTGGGCGGCCAACCAGCCTGAACAGCTGGACAAGGTACTGACCACCTTGGAGAAAATTCGCAGTGAGTTCAGCGTGGGCGGCAAGCAGGTGTCGCTGGCCGACCTGATCGTTCTGGCCGGTACTGCGGCGGTGGAGAAGGCTGCCAAGGATGCCGGACACACGGTCAGCGTGCCATTCCATCCTGGTCGCGTCGATGCTTCGCAGGAGCAGACCGATGTCGAGTCGTTCGGGGTGCTGGAGCCGCTCGCCGATGGCTTCCGCAATTTCTCCAAGGGTGCCTATAGCGTCAAGGCTGAGCGGCTACTGCTGGACAAGGCGCAATTGCTGACCCTGACCGCACCAGAACTCACTGTGCTGATCGGCGGCCTGCGCGTGTTGGGCGCCAACCACGCTGGCAGCAAGCACGGCGTGTTCACCGACAAGCCTGGGCAACTGACCAACGACTTCTTCCGCAACTTGTTGGACATGAGCGTGGAGTGGAAGCCGACCGCGGACGATAACCAAACCTTCGAAGGCAAGGATCGCAAGACCGGGCAGAGCAAGTGGACCGGCAGCCGGGTGGACCTGGTGTTTGGCTCGCATGCCCAGTTGCGTGCGCTGAGTGAGGTGTATGCCAGCACCGGCGCCGAGGCTAAGTTCGTCAAAGACTTTGTCGCGGCGTGGGTCAAGGTGATGGAGTTGGACCGCTTTGACCTAGCGCCCAGACCATAA
- the pssA gene encoding CDP-diacylglycerol--serine O-phosphatidyltransferase codes for MNRLIRRSVAVPHKGFALAPQAIEVVPDAATYRSCLLERIANATRRIVIVALYLQEDEAGQEILDALYQAKAARPSLHIVIVVDWFRARRGLLGAGRQPGNAAWYQAQREHHGLDVIIHGVPVQTRELFGVLHLKGSIIDDCVIYTGASLNNVYLHRFERYRLDRYHLFDCPALADAMVELVRDVLASTATPRLDLPAAPSTRSLRGDIRRLRTRLRRMAYPLPDSPAIDGLRVIPLLGIGRGNPLNHAICSLLAAARAQIIISTPYFNPPRVVMSEIDRALARGIGVEIIVGHRTANDFYVEPGKPFSASGVLPYLYEDNLRAFARRRQAAIDSGQLVLRIWNDPGHTFHAKGLWIDQRYSLLTGNNLNPRGFNLDLENGLLIDDPHGQWLIPREAELQGIRQHAPVLRSASELGEPGEHPQQVRKFLKRLRLSRLEPLIKRVL; via the coding sequence GTGAACCGCTTGATCCGCAGATCCGTGGCAGTACCGCACAAAGGCTTTGCCCTGGCACCGCAAGCCATCGAGGTGGTGCCTGATGCCGCCACCTACCGCTCCTGCTTGCTCGAACGTATTGCCAACGCGACTCGGCGTATCGTCATCGTCGCCCTGTACTTGCAGGAAGATGAGGCCGGTCAGGAGATTCTGGATGCGCTGTACCAGGCCAAGGCGGCGCGGCCGTCACTGCACATTGTCATCGTCGTCGATTGGTTCCGGGCCCGTCGTGGCCTGCTAGGGGCGGGCCGCCAGCCGGGTAATGCTGCCTGGTATCAAGCGCAGCGCGAGCACCATGGCTTGGATGTGATCATTCATGGCGTGCCAGTGCAAACCCGCGAGCTGTTCGGTGTGCTGCACCTCAAGGGCAGCATCATCGATGATTGCGTGATCTACACCGGCGCCAGCCTTAATAACGTCTACCTGCACCGTTTCGAGCGTTATCGCCTCGACCGCTATCACCTGTTCGACTGTCCGGCGCTGGCCGATGCCATGGTCGAACTGGTGCGCGATGTGCTGGCCAGTACCGCCACACCCCGCCTGGACCTGCCAGCGGCGCCATCGACCCGTAGTCTGCGCGGGGACATCCGCCGATTGCGCACACGCTTGCGGCGCATGGCCTACCCATTGCCAGACAGCCCTGCGATCGATGGCCTGCGGGTCATTCCACTGTTGGGCATCGGCCGCGGCAACCCGCTCAACCACGCCATCTGCTCGCTGCTGGCGGCGGCGCGCGCGCAGATCATCATCAGTACCCCGTACTTCAATCCACCCCGCGTGGTGATGAGCGAAATTGACCGGGCCTTGGCCCGCGGCATTGGCGTCGAGATCATCGTCGGTCATCGTACCGCCAATGATTTCTACGTCGAGCCGGGTAAGCCGTTCAGTGCTAGTGGGGTGTTGCCCTACCTGTACGAAGACAACCTGCGGGCCTTCGCCCGACGTCGTCAGGCGGCCATCGACAGCGGCCAGTTGGTGTTGCGCATCTGGAATGATCCGGGGCATACCTTTCACGCCAAAGGCTTGTGGATCGACCAACGTTATAGCCTGCTCACGGGTAATAACCTCAACCCACGCGGATTTAACCTGGACCTCGAAAATGGTTTGTTGATCGACGACCCACATGGGCAGTGGCTGATACCTCGCGAGGCTGAGCTGCAGGGGATCAGGCAGCATGCGCCTGTACTGCGTTCGGCCAGCGAGTTGGGCGAGCCCGGCGAGCATCCGCAGCAGGTGCGCAAGTTCCTCAAGAGGCTGCGCTTGAGCCGTCTGGAGCCGTTGATCAAACGCGTGCTGTAG
- a CDS encoding HvfX family Cu-binding RiPP maturation protein produces MTSLTRALPALNRFGDWSADLPLRLFLAWEFFESGLEKFNGSNWFADIQSNFPLPFNLLPASLNWQLSMWAELICPLLLLLGLGTRFASLVLIGVTVVATAAVHWPAEWSGLAELARGYAITDQGYGNFKLPLIYLVALLPLALKGAGWLSLDHWLWHKLGYCPRNAR; encoded by the coding sequence ATGACCAGCCTGACCCGTGCCCTGCCCGCGCTCAACCGCTTCGGCGACTGGAGCGCAGATCTGCCTCTGCGACTTTTCCTGGCCTGGGAGTTTTTTGAATCAGGCCTGGAAAAATTCAATGGCAGCAATTGGTTTGCCGATATCCAATCCAACTTTCCCCTGCCTTTCAACCTGCTACCCGCCAGTCTGAATTGGCAGTTGTCGATGTGGGCGGAGCTGATCTGCCCACTGTTGCTGCTGCTCGGGCTAGGCACCCGTTTCGCTTCGCTGGTGTTGATCGGCGTGACAGTGGTAGCCACGGCCGCAGTGCATTGGCCGGCAGAATGGTCGGGGCTGGCGGAACTGGCCCGGGGCTATGCGATCACTGACCAGGGTTATGGCAACTTCAAGCTTCCGCTTATCTATCTGGTCGCCTTGCTGCCGCTGGCGCTCAAGGGCGCGGGCTGGCTGAGCCTGGACCATTGGCTGTGGCATAAGCTCGGTTACTGCCCGCGCAACGCTCGGTAA
- a CDS encoding sensor histidine kinase, whose amino-acid sequence MKWPRTLASRLALIFFTGLVLAYGLSFGLQAYERYISSRSMMLSNLELDVATSVAILDRLPAAERPAWLPRLERRTYRYRLDSGQTGSAMPSEDPPMAAESIVKAIGKDYRLTFLEIPGPLTHFQAHLRLADGAPLTIDVTPATVPVASWLPVVLLIQLAVLLLCTWLAVRLAIGPLTRLSQAVDNLDPNTPGPQLDESGPREVRYAAAAFNALQARIAAYLKERMQLLAAISHDLQTPITRMKLRVEVMDDGVEKDKLWSDLSAMEHLVREGVAYARSMDVGTEAPCRIDLDAFLDSVVFDYQDSGAKVERLGSTETTLQTRPHALRRVLVNLLDNALKFAGAAQLEVTQHANATVIRVLDEGPGIPAEELNEVLKPFYRVEGSRNRGTGGTGLGLAIAQQLVQAMGGTLTLSNRENGGLCAQIELR is encoded by the coding sequence ATGAAGTGGCCGCGTACCCTCGCCTCGCGCCTTGCACTGATATTTTTCACCGGGCTGGTATTGGCCTACGGACTGTCATTCGGTTTGCAGGCGTACGAGCGCTACATCAGCAGCCGTTCGATGATGCTCAGCAACCTTGAGCTGGACGTCGCCACCTCAGTCGCCATCCTCGATCGCCTCCCGGCTGCCGAGCGCCCGGCCTGGCTACCGCGACTGGAGCGGCGCACCTACCGCTATAGGCTCGACTCTGGCCAAACCGGATCGGCCATGCCCAGCGAAGACCCGCCGATGGCGGCCGAGTCGATCGTCAAGGCCATCGGCAAGGACTACCGCCTGACGTTTCTGGAAATCCCCGGCCCGCTGACGCACTTCCAGGCACATCTGCGCCTGGCTGACGGCGCGCCGCTGACCATCGACGTCACCCCTGCCACCGTTCCGGTGGCCAGCTGGTTGCCAGTAGTGTTGCTGATCCAGCTGGCAGTGTTGCTGCTGTGCACCTGGCTGGCCGTGCGTCTGGCGATTGGCCCGCTGACCCGGTTGTCCCAGGCCGTGGACAATCTCGATCCGAACACGCCCGGGCCGCAATTGGATGAAAGCGGGCCGCGCGAAGTCAGGTACGCCGCCGCAGCCTTCAATGCCCTGCAAGCGCGCATCGCTGCCTACCTCAAGGAGCGCATGCAGCTGCTGGCGGCAATCTCCCATGATTTGCAGACGCCCATCACGCGGATGAAGCTGCGGGTTGAAGTGATGGACGACGGGGTCGAGAAGGACAAGCTGTGGAGCGACCTGAGCGCCATGGAGCACCTGGTACGCGAAGGCGTCGCCTACGCCCGCAGCATGGACGTGGGCACCGAAGCGCCGTGCCGGATCGACCTCGATGCCTTTCTCGACAGCGTGGTGTTCGACTATCAGGACAGCGGGGCCAAGGTTGAGCGCCTGGGCAGCACCGAGACGACCTTGCAAACCCGCCCGCACGCCCTGCGCCGAGTCCTGGTCAATCTGCTGGACAACGCCTTGAAATTTGCCGGCGCCGCTCAGTTGGAGGTCACTCAACACGCCAATGCCACGGTGATTCGGGTACTCGATGAAGGCCCAGGCATTCCTGCCGAGGAGCTCAACGAAGTACTCAAACCGTTCTACCGGGTAGAAGGCTCGCGCAATCGTGGCACCGGCGGCACGGGTTTGGGCTTGGCCATTGCACAGCAACTGGTGCAGGCCATGGGCGGTACATTGACGTTGAGTAACCGCGAAAATGGCGGGCTCTGCGCCCAGATCGAATTGCGTTGA
- a CDS encoding response regulator translates to MEHVDHILIVDDDREIRELVGNYLKKNGLRTSIAADGRQMRAFLEADAVDLIVLDIMMPGDDGLLLCRELRAGKHRNVPVLMLTARDDETDRIIGLEMGADDYLTKPFSARELLARINAVLRRTRMLPPNLTISESSRMLRFGPWRLDTTARHLLDDQGTLVALSGAEYRLLRVFLDHPQRVLSREQLLNLTQGREADIFDRSIDLLVSRLRQRLGDDAREPTCIKTVRSEGYVFSLAVQLLESPS, encoded by the coding sequence ATGGAACACGTCGATCACATCCTGATCGTCGACGACGACCGCGAAATCCGTGAGTTGGTCGGCAATTACCTGAAGAAAAATGGTCTGCGCACCAGCATCGCCGCCGACGGCCGGCAGATGCGCGCCTTCCTTGAGGCCGATGCAGTGGACCTGATCGTGCTCGACATCATGATGCCCGGCGATGACGGCCTGTTGCTGTGCCGCGAGTTGCGCGCGGGCAAGCATCGCAACGTGCCGGTATTGATGCTCACCGCCCGCGACGACGAGACCGACCGCATCATCGGCCTGGAAATGGGCGCCGACGACTACCTGACCAAACCGTTTTCCGCCCGCGAGCTACTGGCGCGGATCAATGCCGTGCTGCGTCGCACGCGCATGCTGCCGCCGAACCTGACCATCAGCGAAAGCAGCCGCATGTTGCGTTTCGGCCCGTGGCGCCTGGACACCACGGCGCGTCACCTGCTTGATGACCAAGGCACCCTGGTGGCCCTCAGTGGCGCCGAATACCGCCTGTTGCGGGTATTTCTCGACCATCCGCAGCGAGTGCTCAGCCGCGAACAGTTGCTCAACCTGACCCAAGGCCGCGAGGCGGACATCTTCGACCGCTCCATCGACCTGTTGGTCAGCCGCCTGCGCCAGCGGCTGGGTGACGATGCGCGAGAGCCGACCTGCATCAAGACCGTGCGCAGCGAAGGCTACGTGTTCTCGCTAGCGGTGCAATTGCTTGAGTCGCCCTCATGA
- a CDS encoding DUF2790 domain-containing protein — protein sequence MNFKTLINASLVALLGFTAISAQANTQQMDDSSVMQYRYGDRLDVKKVLSVMDDQSNACGVVNTRMVYLDSHGQQQTLQYRTYASGGCHES from the coding sequence ATGAACTTCAAGACTCTGATTAATGCCAGCTTGGTCGCACTGCTCGGTTTTACGGCCATCAGCGCTCAAGCAAACACCCAGCAGATGGACGATAGCAGCGTGATGCAGTATCGCTATGGTGACCGGCTCGATGTGAAGAAAGTCCTGTCGGTCATGGATGACCAGAGCAATGCCTGCGGGGTAGTCAACACACGTATGGTCTACCTCGACTCTCACGGTCAGCAGCAAACCCTGCAGTACCGCACCTATGCCAGCGGCGGCTGCCATGAAAGTTAA
- a CDS encoding thioredoxin family protein, whose amino-acid sequence MLKAGAVVLALTGLGLAGHLLAKDSNGAMPSLSGASQWLNSPPLDAPALKGKVVLVDFWTWDCINCQRSLPYVNDWARRYAAQGLVVIGVHTPEYDYEHDVGTLREKLAKLGIGYPVAVDNSYQVWNAWGNQFWPAHYFVDRQGQVRHAHFGEGDYAGQEKVIQALLDEKD is encoded by the coding sequence CTGCTCAAAGCCGGTGCGGTGGTGCTGGCCTTGACCGGCCTGGGGCTGGCGGGTCATCTGCTGGCCAAGGACAGCAACGGGGCGATGCCATCGTTGAGTGGCGCCAGCCAATGGCTCAATTCGCCGCCGCTGGATGCACCAGCGCTCAAGGGCAAGGTGGTGCTGGTCGACTTCTGGACCTGGGACTGTATCAACTGCCAGCGCAGCCTGCCCTATGTCAACGACTGGGCCAGGCGCTACGCCGCCCAGGGCTTGGTGGTGATCGGTGTGCACACGCCTGAGTACGACTACGAGCATGATGTCGGCACGTTGCGCGAGAAGCTCGCCAAATTAGGCATCGGCTACCCGGTCGCGGTGGACAACAGCTATCAGGTGTGGAATGCCTGGGGCAACCAGTTCTGGCCGGCGCATTACTTTGTCGACCGGCAAGGTCAGGTACGCCATGCGCATTTCGGCGAAGGCGACTATGCGGGGCAGGAGAAGGTGATACAGGCGTTGCTCGATGAGAAGGACTGA
- a CDS encoding shikimate dehydrogenase: MSQQSVLAGLIGRGIQASRTPALHEREGDAQSLRYLYRLIDADQLGLDDSALPGLLDAAQRTGFTGLNITYPFKQAILPLLDELSDEARGIGAVNTVVLKDGKRIGHNTDCLGFAEGLRRGLPDVPRAHVVQMGAGGAGAAVAHALLGEGVEHLVLFEVDAARGQALVDNLNQHFGAGRARLGTDLPTALAMADGLVNTTPVGMAKLPGTPLPVELLHARLWVAEIIYFPLETALLRHARALGCRTLDGGNMAVFQAVKAFELFSGQVANADRMQAHFASFA, translated from the coding sequence ATGAGCCAGCAGAGTGTTCTTGCCGGTTTGATCGGCCGTGGTATCCAGGCCTCACGCACGCCAGCGCTGCACGAGCGCGAAGGTGATGCGCAGTCATTACGTTACCTGTACCGGTTGATCGATGCAGACCAGCTTGGCCTGGACGACAGCGCCCTGCCCGGTCTGCTCGATGCCGCGCAGCGTACCGGCTTCACCGGGCTGAACATCACCTACCCATTCAAGCAGGCGATTTTGCCACTGCTCGATGAGCTGTCCGATGAAGCGCGCGGTATCGGCGCGGTCAACACGGTGGTGCTCAAAGATGGCAAGCGAATCGGCCATAACACCGATTGCCTGGGCTTCGCTGAAGGCTTGCGGCGCGGTTTGCCCGACGTGCCACGCGCCCACGTGGTGCAGATGGGTGCTGGCGGCGCTGGGGCTGCTGTGGCGCATGCCTTATTGGGTGAAGGGGTCGAGCATCTGGTGCTGTTCGAGGTTGATGCGGCGCGCGGCCAGGCGCTGGTAGATAACCTCAATCAGCATTTCGGCGCAGGCCGGGCCCGCCTTGGTACAGATCTGCCCACTGCGCTGGCGATGGCCGATGGGCTGGTCAATACCACACCGGTGGGCATGGCCAAACTACCCGGAACGCCGCTGCCGGTGGAACTGCTGCATGCGCGGCTGTGGGTAGCGGAGATCATCTACTTCCCACTGGAAACCGCCCTGCTGCGCCACGCGCGAGCGCTGGGTTGCCGTACCCTGGACGGCGGCAACATGGCGGTCTTCCAGGCAGTGAAAGCCTTTGAGCTGTTCAGCGGCCAAGTGGCCAATGCCGACCGGATGCAGGCGCATTTCGCCAGCTTTGCCTGA
- the aroQ gene encoding type II 3-dehydroquinate dehydratase, with protein sequence MTPRILVLNGPNLNLLGTREPEQYGRETLADLANGCADTARQLDMEIEFRQTNHEGELIDWIHAARGRCNGILINPGAWTHTSVAIRDALVACELPVIEVHLSNVHKREPFRHISFVSSIAVGVICGLGSQGYRLALAHFAELLGERAA encoded by the coding sequence ATGACGCCCCGAATCCTCGTGCTCAACGGCCCTAACCTCAATCTACTCGGCACCCGAGAACCCGAGCAGTATGGCCGCGAGACCCTTGCCGACCTTGCCAACGGCTGCGCCGACACCGCTCGCCAGCTGGATATGGAAATCGAATTTCGCCAGACCAATCATGAAGGCGAACTGATCGACTGGATCCATGCCGCCCGCGGTCGCTGCAATGGCATCCTGATCAACCCCGGTGCCTGGACCCATACCTCGGTGGCCATTCGTGATGCCTTGGTGGCCTGTGAACTGCCCGTGATCGAAGTGCATTTGTCCAACGTGCACAAGCGCGAACCGTTCCGCCATATCTCGTTCGTCTCCTCGATTGCGGTCGGGGTGATCTGCGGCCTTGGCAGCCAGGGCTATCGCCTGGCCCTGGCACACTTCGCAGAGCTGCTCGGGGAGCGCGCGGCATGA
- a CDS encoding glucose starvation-inducible protein B produces MAGNQGNKGGDMGKGAQGNQGDWAKDQDKASQAGRQGGQMSEGGAGNDPQRQSDMGKQGGKQSGGDWSKDADRPADAGRQGGQGSGGGMADDPNQGTQRERDAGQQGNADRNMDKDQER; encoded by the coding sequence ATGGCTGGTAATCAAGGCAACAAAGGTGGCGACATGGGCAAAGGCGCCCAGGGCAATCAAGGTGACTGGGCCAAGGATCAGGACAAGGCCTCTCAAGCGGGCCGTCAAGGTGGCCAGATGTCCGAAGGGGGTGCGGGTAACGATCCTCAACGTCAGTCGGACATGGGCAAGCAGGGCGGTAAACAGAGCGGTGGCGACTGGTCGAAGGACGCTGACCGTCCAGCTGACGCAGGGCGTCAGGGGGGCCAAGGTTCGGGTGGCGGTATGGCCGATGATCCAAACCAAGGTACTCAACGTGAGCGCGATGCTGGCCAGCAAGGCAATGCTGACCGCAACATGGATAAAGATCAGGAACGTTGA
- a CDS encoding Crp/Fnr family transcriptional regulator codes for MLPMPQHNHLLAALSTPTFERLEGDLELVTLPLGKSLYESGDALRHVYFPTDSIVSLLYVMENGASAEISVVGNEGLVGIAVFMGGESTPSRAIVQSAGHAYRLPGQRLKDEFNRHGELLLLMLRYTQALITQMAQTAVCNRHHSIDQQLCRWLLLSLDRLQSDQVRMTQELIANMLGVRREGVTDAAGKLQRLGIIEYSRGHIKVVDRARLEALSCECYEVVRKETERLLPYLPQRAITDPP; via the coding sequence ATGCTCCCCATGCCGCAGCACAACCACCTGCTGGCTGCCCTGTCCACGCCGACTTTCGAACGCCTGGAGGGCGATCTTGAGCTCGTGACGTTGCCGTTGGGCAAGTCGCTGTACGAGTCGGGCGATGCCCTGCGCCATGTCTACTTTCCCACAGACTCGATCGTTTCATTGTTGTACGTGATGGAAAATGGCGCCTCAGCGGAAATTTCTGTGGTGGGTAACGAAGGCCTGGTGGGCATCGCGGTGTTCATGGGTGGAGAAAGCACGCCCAGCCGCGCGATCGTTCAAAGCGCCGGCCACGCCTACCGCTTGCCCGGGCAGCGCCTGAAGGACGAATTCAACCGTCACGGCGAACTGCTGCTGTTGATGTTGCGTTATACCCAGGCACTGATTACCCAGATGGCGCAGACCGCGGTGTGCAATCGTCATCACTCCATCGACCAGCAACTGTGCCGCTGGTTGCTGCTGTCGCTGGATCGCCTGCAGAGTGATCAGGTACGCATGACCCAGGAATTGATTGCCAACATGCTGGGGGTGCGCCGTGAAGGAGTAACCGATGCTGCGGGAAAACTGCAGCGTCTGGGCATCATCGAGTACAGCCGCGGCCATATCAAAGTAGTGGACCGTGCCCGGCTCGAAGCGCTGAGCTGCGAGTGCTACGAGGTGGTGAGGAAAGAAACCGAGCGCCTACTGCCCTATCTGCCGCAGCGTGCAATAACCGACCCGCCTTGA